The following proteins are encoded in a genomic region of Dokdonia donghaensis DSW-1:
- the pgmB gene encoding beta-phosphoglucomutase — MKKKAFLFDLDGVIVDTAKFHYLAWRNLAKEMNFDFTEEQNELFKGVSRVRSLEILLDLASYDATQEQKDRWLIQKNEEYLKYIKGMDDSEILPDVVRVLDFLEEKNQGIALGSASKNARPILTKLDLLDKFQAIVDGNDVTAAKPDPEVFLKGGEALKIERTDCIVFEDSIAGIQAANSAGMISIGIGEQDVLHEANYVFKDFTEMSNAFLLELIEA, encoded by the coding sequence TTGAAAAAGAAAGCATTCCTTTTTGACCTAGACGGAGTTATAGTAGACACTGCAAAATTTCACTATCTCGCCTGGCGTAACCTTGCCAAAGAGATGAATTTTGACTTCACAGAAGAGCAAAACGAACTTTTCAAAGGGGTGAGCCGTGTGCGATCGCTAGAGATACTACTAGACCTAGCTTCATATGATGCAACTCAAGAACAAAAAGACAGGTGGCTTATCCAGAAAAATGAAGAGTATCTTAAGTACATCAAAGGGATGGATGACAGTGAGATCTTACCAGATGTGGTGAGAGTACTCGATTTTCTAGAAGAAAAAAATCAAGGTATTGCACTAGGTAGCGCAAGTAAAAATGCACGACCTATCTTGACTAAATTAGACCTATTAGACAAATTTCAGGCGATTGTAGATGGTAATGATGTGACAGCAGCAAAGCCAGACCCAGAAGTATTCTTAAAAGGAGGAGAAGCTTTAAAAATTGAACGTACAGATTGTATCGTTTTTGAAGACTCTATTGCGGGTATACAAGCTGCAAACAGCGCAGGTATGATAAGCATAGGTATAGGAGAGCAAGACGTGCTTCACGAGGCAAACTACGTTTTTAAAGACTTTACAGAGATGAGTAATGCTTTCCTTCTAGAACTTATAGAAGCATAA
- a CDS encoding glycoside hydrolase family 32 protein has translation MKHLFLIFLFLSLTNCKEEKTTSIDNKEALIEDRFRENYRPQYHFTPPTMWMNDPNGLLYHNGTYHLFYQHYPEDIVWGPMHWGHATSKDLISWEHKPIALYPDELGLIFSGSAVMDIHNTSGLGTKDNPPMVAIFTYHLMEGEKAGRKDFQTQGIAYSLDEGETWKKYSGNPVISNDGNIKDFRDPKVFWDDNTEQWVMTLVAGDHAKFYSSPNLKDWTLMSEFGKNIGAHGGVWECPDLFPLKVEGSDETKWVLIISINPGAPNSGSGTQYFVGDFDGTTFTTNQKEIKWLDYGTDNYAGVTFNGLPDTDRTFIGWMSNWNYARDTPTEAWRSAMTLSRKLTLHKNNTNGFYLKNYPVASIDEYSYNTVEHDTMRSGMSLSSKNYNEQRLDFKIPGNLDDFELNFTNVNKESLKLSYDSSKSQFILDRTDSGITDFETSFGAKPHIAHAIIDDKDDVDFTIIMDTSSIEVFIDGGSTVFTDQIFPTTPFTALTFTSENATIANLKVSKIKRIWK, from the coding sequence ATGAAGCATCTTTTTTTAATTTTCTTATTTCTCTCATTAACTAATTGTAAGGAAGAAAAAACAACTTCTATAGATAATAAGGAGGCGTTAATAGAAGACCGCTTTCGCGAAAACTACCGCCCTCAATATCACTTTACTCCACCCACAATGTGGATGAATGACCCCAACGGGCTTTTATACCACAACGGCACTTATCACTTATTTTATCAGCATTACCCAGAAGACATTGTCTGGGGACCTATGCACTGGGGTCACGCCACCTCAAAAGATCTTATCTCTTGGGAGCACAAACCCATTGCCTTGTATCCAGATGAGCTAGGTCTTATCTTTTCTGGTAGCGCTGTGATGGATATACATAACACCTCTGGCTTAGGGACAAAAGACAATCCTCCTATGGTTGCTATTTTCACCTATCACCTTATGGAAGGTGAAAAAGCAGGACGCAAAGATTTTCAAACTCAGGGTATTGCTTATAGTCTAGATGAAGGCGAAACTTGGAAAAAATACAGTGGCAACCCTGTTATAAGTAATGACGGAAACATCAAAGACTTTAGAGATCCTAAAGTATTCTGGGATGACAATACTGAGCAATGGGTGATGACACTTGTCGCTGGCGATCACGCCAAATTTTATAGTAGCCCAAATCTCAAAGACTGGACTCTTATGAGTGAGTTTGGAAAAAACATAGGAGCTCACGGCGGCGTCTGGGAGTGTCCAGACTTATTTCCGCTCAAAGTTGAGGGAAGCGATGAGACTAAGTGGGTCTTGATTATAAGCATTAATCCTGGCGCGCCAAATAGTGGATCGGGAACTCAGTATTTTGTAGGTGACTTTGACGGGACCACCTTTACTACAAACCAAAAGGAAATAAAATGGCTAGACTATGGTACAGATAACTATGCCGGCGTTACCTTTAATGGACTGCCAGATACAGATCGTACGTTTATAGGCTGGATGAGCAACTGGAACTATGCCCGTGACACCCCTACAGAAGCGTGGCGCAGTGCAATGACGCTTTCGCGAAAGCTTACGCTGCATAAAAACAATACTAATGGCTTTTATTTGAAAAACTACCCTGTAGCTTCAATAGATGAATATAGTTATAACACGGTAGAACACGACACTATGAGAAGTGGAATGTCTCTCTCTAGTAAAAATTATAATGAGCAACGACTAGATTTTAAAATACCAGGTAATCTAGATGACTTTGAACTCAACTTTACAAATGTTAATAAGGAATCTCTTAAGCTAAGTTATGATAGCAGTAAATCTCAATTTATATTAGATCGCACTGATTCTGGCATAACAGACTTTGAGACTTCTTTTGGAGCAAAGCCACACATAGCACACGCTATCATTGATGATAAGGACGATGTAGATTTCACAATAATTATGGATACCTCTTCTATAGAAGTATTTATAGATGGTGGAAGCACTGTATTTACAGATCAAATTTTTCCTACCACGCCATTTACTGCACTCACATTTACAAGTGAGAATGCTACAATCGCAAATTTAAAAGTGAGTAAAATAAAACGAATATGGAAGTAG
- a CDS encoding LacI family DNA-binding transcriptional regulator, giving the protein MKRKLTLKLIAKELDVSISTVSKALRDSAEISEDTRQKIKAFAKLYNYKPNNIALSLKNRKTRTIGIIIPQIVHHFFTTVIRGVEQMAREHNYNVIITLSNNDFDKEVLNMELLANGSTDGFILSLSKETMQKDDFRHLTEAIDQGMPVVMFDRIVDEIPCDKVLIDDREGAKLGVNHLIKTGCKKIAIITTEDYITIGKLRTKGYMEALESAGIEVDKDLILKLDAIDELNDKAKARIKHFLKGKDIDGVFTINEIFAVTAAKYIMEADKTIPEDVSIVSFSDGELSQHFVPSLTTVSQHGEEMGRKAAELLINKLERPEEEVEQYTTAYIDTSLIERESTKRVK; this is encoded by the coding sequence ATGAAAAGAAAACTCACCTTAAAATTAATTGCCAAAGAACTTGACGTTTCTATCTCTACTGTCTCAAAGGCACTGCGTGATAGTGCAGAGATAAGTGAAGACACACGCCAGAAGATTAAAGCCTTTGCAAAGCTGTATAATTATAAGCCTAATAATATCGCGTTAAGTCTTAAAAACAGAAAGACACGTACCATCGGGATTATTATACCGCAAATAGTGCATCACTTTTTTACCACTGTAATACGTGGAGTTGAGCAAATGGCGAGAGAGCATAATTATAACGTGATTATTACTCTTTCTAATAATGATTTTGATAAAGAAGTTCTTAATATGGAGCTACTTGCAAATGGTAGTACAGATGGATTTATCCTTTCTTTATCAAAAGAAACAATGCAAAAGGACGATTTTAGACACCTCACAGAGGCTATAGATCAAGGGATGCCTGTTGTAATGTTTGACCGTATAGTAGATGAGATACCTTGTGATAAAGTGCTTATAGATGACCGCGAGGGGGCAAAGCTAGGCGTAAACCACTTGATTAAAACGGGCTGTAAAAAGATAGCCATCATCACTACAGAAGATTATATCACTATAGGAAAGTTACGTACTAAAGGATATATGGAAGCCCTCGAGTCTGCGGGAATTGAGGTAGATAAAGACCTTATTTTAAAACTAGATGCTATAGATGAGCTCAATGATAAAGCAAAAGCACGTATCAAGCACTTCTTAAAAGGTAAGGACATAGACGGTGTATTTACGATAAATGAAATTTTTGCCGTGACCGCTGCCAAATATATTATGGAAGCAGATAAAACCATTCCAGAAGATGTGAGTATCGTGAGCTTCTCAGATGGTGAGTTATCTCAACACTTTGTACCTAGCCTCACTACAGTAAGCCAGCACGGAGAAGAGATGGGACGTAAGGCAGCAGAGTTACTTATCAATAAACTAGAGCGACCAGAAGAAGAGGTAGAGCAATATACCACCGCATATATAGATACAAGTCTCATAGAGCGTGAGAGCACAAAGAGAGTAAAATAG